In the Carboxydothermus hydrogenoformans Z-2901 genome, GGGAAATGGCGAAAAAAGGTTATATTTATAAAGGTTTAAAACCGGTTTACTGGTGTCCGGTTTGTGAGACCGCTTTAGCGGAAGCGGAAATCGAGTATGCTGAGAAAAAATCACCGTCTATTTATGTGCGCTTTAAGGTGGTAGAGGGTAAGGGAAAAGTGCCGGAAGATGCTTATCTAGTAATCTGGACTACCACACCCTGGACCCTTCCGGCTAACGTGGCCATTGCCGTCCACCCGGAATTTACTTATGCTTTGGTTAAAACCGAAAAAGGTGATTATGTGGTAGCCGAGGGGTTAGTTCAGCAATTTTTTGAGGCAACAAAACTCACCGGAGAAATAGTTGCCCGTTTTAAAGGGGAAGAGCTGTTGGGAGTAGTGACCCGGCATCCGTTTATCGAGCGGGAATCTCCGGTGGTATTAGCTGATTATGTTACCCTGGAATCCGGTACCGGTCTTGTCCATACCGCGCCAGGCCATGGTACCGAAGACTTCGAAACCGGGAAAAAATATAACCTTCCGGTGCTTTCACCGGTAAACCACCAGGGAGTTTTTACCGAAGGTGCGGGAAAATATGCGGGGATGAAAATTGATGATGGCAACAAAGCCATTACCCAGGATTTAGAAGCTTCCGGAGATTTACTGGCAATGTCGTTTATTAAGCACTCATATCCCCACTGCTGGCGGTGTAAAAACCCGGTGATTTTTAGGGCTACCGAGCAGTGGTTTGCTTCCATTGATGGCTTTAGAGAACAGGCTTTAAAAGAAATTGAAAAGGTCGAATGGATCCCTGCCTGGGGTAAAGATAGGATTTACAACATGGTGCGCGACCGGGGTGATTGGTGTATTTCCCGGCAAAGAACCTGGGGCGTGCCGATACCGATTTTTTACTGTGAAGCCTGCGGCAAGGAAATTATTACCGATGAAAGCATCAAAGCGGTTTCCGATTTATTCCGCGTCGAGGGAAGCGATGCCTGGTGGAAATACGAGGCCGGGGAAATTCTCCCCGATGGTTTTAGATGTCCCCATTGTGGAGGGGTGAAATTCCGTAAGGAAACCGATATCATGGACGTCTGGTTTGATTCCGGTTCCAGCCATGCGGCGGTTTTAGAGCAGCCGGAATACTGGCCGGATTTGCGCTGGCCGGCTGACCTTTATTTAGAGGGTTCGGACCAGCACCGGGGCTGGTTTAACTCTTCCCTTTCTACTGCCGTTGCTACCAGAGGGATGGCACCTTATAAAGCGGTTTTAACCCATGGCTTTTTGGTGGACGAAAAGGGGAGGAAAATGTCCAAGTCTTTAGGCAATGTGGTAGATCCCCTGAAAGTTATTAAAGAACTGGGAGCGGATATTTTGCGGCTCTGGGTGGCATCGGCTGATTACCGCTCCGACTTAGCAATTTCCAATAACATTTTAAAACAGACCGCCGAAGGCTACCGGAAGATTAGAAATACCATTCGGTTCTTACTGGGGAACCTCTATGATTACGACCATGAAAAACACCGGGTACCTTATGAGCGGCTGTTAGAAATTGACCGCTGGGCCCTTGCCAAGCTCCATCGCTTAATTGCCCGGGTGGTAAGAGCTTATCGGGATTATGAGTTTCACGTAGTATTCCATGCGGTTCATAACTTCTGTACGGTCGATATGAGCGCAATTTATTTAGATATTATTAAAGACAGACTTTATGTTGAACTGCCGGATAGCGAAAAACGCCGTTCAGCCCAGACGGTGCTGTATGAAATCCTTGATAGCCTTTTACGGCTACTGACACCGATTTTGGCTTTTACCACCGAAGAAGCCTATCGCCATTTCCCGGCCAAAGGCAAAAAAGAGTCGGTGCAGCTTTTAGACATGCCGAAAGTTGAAGAGAGATATCTGGATTTAACTTTAGAAGAGACCTGGGATAAAATCTTAGAGGTTCGAGCTAAAGTCTTAAAAGCTTTAGAAATTGCCCGGCAGGAAAAGTTAATAGGCCACAGTCTTGATGCCTGGGTAACTTTAAAGGCTTCGGGCGAACTTTACGACTTTTTAGTAGAGCGGGTAAATATGTGGCCGGAAATTTTCATTGTTTCCCAGGTTGATATTCAAAACGAGGAAGTTACCGGAGAAAACGGTGAATTACCTTTAGAAGTTGTGGTGAACAAAGCTTTAGGAGAAAAGTGCCAGCGTTGCTGGATGTATTCCCCTGAAGTGGGATTGGATCCGGAATTTCCGGATACCTGTCCGCGCTGTGCTGGAGTCCTGCACGAGTTAAAAAACCGTCCGCTGTAGCGGGCGGTTTTTTGTCTATAGGTATGAAAATTTTGTTTTGCGGTAATACTACCAATAAAATTACCGCGGTGCGGAGGGGATACGATGAATTGTCCGATTTGTGGTGGACGGGCTACCGGAAAGGTGGGAACCGACCAGTATTTTTGCTGGAATTGTTGTGTTGAATACCGGATAAATAAAGAAGGGGTGCAAATTTTTGAATTGGGCGAGGATGGAAGCCTCATGGCCTTTGATCCTTACAATCAGCAACTGTACTAAAAGGGAGCAAGGGAGGTAGCATTATGCGGCGGAATTTTTGGAGTGGCCTTTTAGCCGGAAGCCTTTTGGGTATGACATTGCTGGCATCGGTAGCCAACCGGCGGGAGGGCCGGAAGCTTATGCGGGAAGGCACTAAAGCCCGTAAGAAATTAATGCGGTTGTATGATGATTTGACCGATTTATGGAAATAGGTGAGAGAGTGTTCCCAAAATTTCTTTATTTCTTTCTAAGAGTAGCAGGGATTGTTGTTGCCCTTATCTTTTTTTATCGGATAAGGGCAGTTTTTTTCCCTTTTATTTTAGCGGGATTTTTAGCTTATCTTTTGCACTGGCCGGTAGAATGGCTTGAACGAAAAAAAATTAATCGGGGCTTTGGTATATTTCTACTTTACCTGGTGCTGGGTATAATGATTTTTCTTATTACAAAATTTTTTCTGCCGTCTTTTATAAAGCAAATCAATGAGTTAATAG is a window encoding:
- the ileS gene encoding isoleucine--tRNA ligase → MDYGKTLNLPVTDFPMRGNLPEREPEILAYWQKIDLYRKVQQKNEGRPKFILHDGPPYANGDIHMGHVLNKVLKDMIVKFKSMDGYDAPYVPGWDTHGLPIEQRAIKDLGINRKEISPLEFRAKCREYAEKYARIQKEQFKRLGVRGDWENPYLTLMPHYEAKQIEIFGEMAKKGYIYKGLKPVYWCPVCETALAEAEIEYAEKKSPSIYVRFKVVEGKGKVPEDAYLVIWTTTPWTLPANVAIAVHPEFTYALVKTEKGDYVVAEGLVQQFFEATKLTGEIVARFKGEELLGVVTRHPFIERESPVVLADYVTLESGTGLVHTAPGHGTEDFETGKKYNLPVLSPVNHQGVFTEGAGKYAGMKIDDGNKAITQDLEASGDLLAMSFIKHSYPHCWRCKNPVIFRATEQWFASIDGFREQALKEIEKVEWIPAWGKDRIYNMVRDRGDWCISRQRTWGVPIPIFYCEACGKEIITDESIKAVSDLFRVEGSDAWWKYEAGEILPDGFRCPHCGGVKFRKETDIMDVWFDSGSSHAAVLEQPEYWPDLRWPADLYLEGSDQHRGWFNSSLSTAVATRGMAPYKAVLTHGFLVDEKGRKMSKSLGNVVDPLKVIKELGADILRLWVASADYRSDLAISNNILKQTAEGYRKIRNTIRFLLGNLYDYDHEKHRVPYERLLEIDRWALAKLHRLIARVVRAYRDYEFHVVFHAVHNFCTVDMSAIYLDIIKDRLYVELPDSEKRRSAQTVLYEILDSLLRLLTPILAFTTEEAYRHFPAKGKKESVQLLDMPKVEERYLDLTLEETWDKILEVRAKVLKALEIARQEKLIGHSLDAWVTLKASGELYDFLVERVNMWPEIFIVSQVDIQNEEVTGENGELPLEVVVNKALGEKCQRCWMYSPEVGLDPEFPDTCPRCAGVLHELKNRPL